Proteins encoded within one genomic window of Microbacterium sp. zg-B185:
- a CDS encoding ABC transporter substrate-binding protein encodes MKKSILAGGALLAALALVASGCAGSSGGSGDGGGSGGDEPITVGFAQTGSESGWRSANTESMKTAFSAENGFDLTFNAADNDTAAQIAAVRDFINQGVDAIVIAPIVEDGWDDVLQEAADAGIPVILEDRTVSASDDLYASWVGLDFKKEGVMAGEWAAETFGDTPTNMVVLEGTTGSAPANDRAEGFDEAIEGTAIEKIDSQTGDFTRDGGKTVMEGFLQKYGVDGIDLVYAHNDDMALGAIEAIEAAGGEPGVDIQIVSIDAVKDGMQALVDGKINFIVECNPLLGELAAGLVKDVLAGEEVEKEVYVEDQTFTQDQAAEVIDDRLY; translated from the coding sequence ATGAAGAAGAGCATTCTCGCCGGCGGTGCGCTGCTGGCGGCCCTGGCGCTGGTGGCGAGCGGCTGTGCCGGTTCGAGCGGCGGCAGCGGCGATGGCGGCGGCAGCGGGGGCGACGAGCCCATCACGGTCGGCTTCGCGCAGACCGGTTCGGAATCCGGTTGGCGCAGTGCGAACACGGAGTCCATGAAGACCGCCTTCTCCGCGGAGAACGGCTTCGACCTGACCTTCAATGCGGCCGACAACGACACTGCCGCCCAGATCGCCGCCGTGCGGGACTTCATCAATCAGGGTGTCGACGCGATCGTGATCGCCCCGATCGTGGAGGACGGCTGGGACGACGTGCTGCAGGAGGCTGCGGATGCCGGCATCCCGGTGATCCTCGAGGACCGCACGGTGTCGGCCTCGGACGATCTGTACGCCAGCTGGGTCGGCCTGGATTTCAAGAAGGAAGGGGTCATGGCCGGCGAGTGGGCGGCGGAGACCTTCGGCGACACCCCGACCAACATGGTGGTCCTGGAAGGGACGACCGGCTCGGCCCCGGCCAACGATCGGGCCGAGGGTTTTGATGAGGCCATCGAAGGAACCGCCATCGAGAAGATCGACTCGCAGACCGGTGATTTCACGCGCGACGGGGGCAAGACGGTCATGGAGGGATTCCTTCAGAAGTACGGCGTGGACGGCATCGACCTCGTCTACGCGCACAACGACGACATGGCCCTCGGTGCGATCGAGGCCATCGAGGCTGCCGGTGGCGAGCCGGGAGTGGACATCCAGATCGTGTCGATCGACGCCGTCAAGGACGGGATGCAGGCTCTCGTGGACGGCAAGATCAACTTCATCGTCGAGTGCAACCCGCTGCTGGGCGAACTGGCCGCCGGCCTCGTCAAGGACGTCCTCGCCGGCGAAGAGGTGGAGAAGGAGGTCTACGTCGAAGACCAGACCTTCACCCAGGACCAGGCCGCCGAGGTCATCGACGACCGTCTGTACTGA
- a CDS encoding LacI family DNA-binding transcriptional regulator, with product MSESARPRSSDRVGVRDVARVAGVSTQTVSRVLNEHPGIRDETRRRVIEAMAALDYRVNNAARALGTRRTRTIGILASDANMYGPAIGILALEAAARAAGRWITAAYADAGDEASVVHAARHLSAQDVDGIVVVAPHARTLAALGSARVGVPVVALHGPDAAELQRDAAIRAIDHLVDAGHVHIAHLAGPEEWLEAQARADGFHTALGAHGLVAAGVWGGDWSAASGMAAAAGIADAIRARSEVTAVFAGNDQMALGLIAGLVDAGLSVPGDVSVVGVDDNPDAAFYRPPLTTVRLDVAAEAARCIAEVLAEPQSAASIVVAAPELVVRKSTRRL from the coding sequence ATGAGCGAATCCGCCCGGCCCCGGTCATCCGATCGCGTGGGCGTGCGGGACGTCGCCCGCGTCGCGGGTGTCTCCACGCAGACCGTCTCCCGCGTGCTGAATGAGCACCCCGGCATCCGCGACGAGACACGCCGGCGTGTGATCGAGGCCATGGCCGCACTGGACTATCGCGTGAACAACGCCGCGCGGGCCCTCGGCACCCGCCGCACCCGGACCATCGGCATCCTGGCGTCCGACGCGAACATGTACGGGCCGGCGATCGGCATCCTGGCCCTGGAGGCGGCCGCGCGCGCGGCAGGCCGCTGGATCACCGCGGCGTATGCGGACGCCGGCGACGAGGCATCCGTCGTCCACGCCGCCCGGCACCTGTCCGCACAGGACGTCGACGGCATCGTCGTCGTCGCGCCCCATGCGCGCACCCTTGCGGCGCTGGGTTCGGCGCGCGTCGGCGTGCCCGTGGTCGCCCTGCACGGGCCGGACGCCGCGGAGCTGCAGCGGGACGCCGCGATCAGGGCAATCGATCACCTGGTCGATGCCGGGCATGTGCACATCGCCCACCTCGCCGGGCCCGAGGAGTGGCTGGAGGCGCAGGCCAGGGCGGACGGCTTCCACACCGCCCTGGGCGCACACGGGCTCGTGGCGGCCGGTGTCTGGGGAGGGGACTGGAGCGCGGCCTCCGGTATGGCGGCGGCGGCCGGGATCGCGGACGCCATCCGAGCCCGCAGCGAGGTCACCGCCGTCTTCGCCGGCAACGACCAGATGGCGCTGGGGCTCATCGCCGGGCTCGTGGATGCCGGCCTCTCCGTTCCGGGCGACGTGAGCGTCGTGGGGGTCGACGACAACCCGGATGCCGCGTTCTACCGTCCGCCGCTGACCACGGTGCGCCTGGACGTCGCGGCCGAGGCGGCGCGGTGCATCGCCGAAGTGCTCGCCGAGCCGCAATCGGCGGCATCCATCGTCGTGGCCGCACCCGAATTGGTCGTCCGGAAGAGCACGCGCCGGCTCTGA
- a CDS encoding L-ribulose-5-phosphate 4-epimerase: MTTFSPDLEATIAAVRTEVARLHGELVRYGLVVWTSGNVSGRVPGADLFVIKPSGVAYDDLAPQNMILCDLDGSVVPATAGSERGPSSDTAAHAYVYRHMPEIGGVVHTHSTYAVAWAARGEEIPCVITGMADEFGGPIPVGPFAIIGDDSIGRGIVETLRGHRSRAVLMQNHGPFTIGVSAKDAVKAAVMCEDAARTVHIARQAGPLIPIPQERIDSLYRRYQNVYGQPTDERRDLGGRR, from the coding sequence GTGACGACATTCAGCCCCGACCTCGAGGCGACGATCGCCGCCGTGCGCACAGAAGTCGCGCGTCTGCACGGCGAACTGGTCCGCTATGGGCTGGTCGTGTGGACCTCAGGCAACGTCTCGGGCCGCGTGCCGGGCGCCGACCTCTTCGTGATCAAACCGTCCGGCGTCGCCTACGACGACCTCGCACCGCAGAACATGATCCTGTGCGACCTGGACGGATCGGTCGTGCCGGCCACGGCCGGCAGTGAGCGCGGCCCCTCCAGTGACACCGCCGCGCACGCCTATGTCTACCGTCACATGCCCGAGATAGGCGGGGTCGTGCACACCCACTCGACCTACGCCGTGGCCTGGGCGGCGCGGGGTGAGGAGATCCCGTGTGTGATCACCGGGATGGCGGACGAGTTCGGCGGTCCCATCCCGGTGGGCCCGTTCGCGATCATCGGCGACGACTCGATCGGACGCGGCATCGTGGAGACGCTGCGCGGTCACCGGTCACGGGCTGTGCTGATGCAGAACCACGGTCCGTTCACGATCGGCGTCTCGGCGAAGGACGCCGTCAAGGCGGCGGTCATGTGCGAGGACGCCGCGCGAACCGTCCACATCGCGCGTCAGGCGGGCCCGCTCATCCCGATCCCGCAAGAGCGGATCGACTCGCTCTACCGGCGCTACCAGAACGTGTACGGCCAGCCCACGGATGAACGCCGCGACCTCGGAGGGCGCAGATGA
- a CDS encoding FGGY-family carbohydrate kinase, whose amino-acid sequence MSAEVIRAGRTALGIELGSTRIKACLISSDDPSDVLAVGSHEWQNRFEGRMWTYSLEDVWAGIRAAYADLHADAERCHGEPLETIGAIGVSAMMHGYLAFGADDELLVPFRTWRNTTTGPAASQLSAAFGTNIPLRWSIAHLYQAVLDGEPHVPHVRRITTLAGHVHWRLTGRPVLGVGDASGMFPIAAGTSDYDAQLLDRFDGLVADVAPGLRIADLLPIVLVAGQRAGELTTAGAELLDPSGTLRPGIPFCPPEGDAGTGMVATNAVAPRTGNVSAGTSIFAMTVLERPLHRVHPELDLVTTPAADPVAMVHCNNGASELAAWAGLFGRFAAASGSPVGADEVFDTLFSEALEGDADAGGLLAYNHLAGEPIAGLDEGRPLFVRTPDSRFSLANFMRSQLYGVFATLALGMRVLDGEGVTIDRMHAHGGMFRTPGVAQRLLAGALDAPVAVGGTASEGGAWGMAVLASYLGHAARTDLIAYLGRRVFAGAGIHIAAPQPEDVSGFAAYLDRYRAGLHVERAAVEYL is encoded by the coding sequence ATGAGCGCCGAGGTGATCCGCGCAGGCCGCACGGCGCTCGGCATCGAACTGGGCTCGACGCGCATCAAGGCGTGCCTGATCTCCAGCGATGACCCTTCCGATGTGCTGGCTGTCGGCAGCCACGAGTGGCAGAACCGCTTCGAGGGTCGGATGTGGACGTACTCGCTCGAGGACGTGTGGGCGGGGATCCGCGCCGCCTACGCCGATCTGCACGCCGATGCCGAGCGCTGCCACGGCGAACCTCTCGAGACCATCGGCGCCATCGGGGTGTCGGCGATGATGCACGGCTATCTCGCCTTCGGAGCAGACGACGAGTTGCTGGTCCCGTTCCGCACCTGGCGCAACACGACCACCGGACCGGCGGCATCCCAGCTGTCCGCGGCATTCGGCACGAACATCCCCCTGCGGTGGTCGATCGCACATCTGTATCAGGCCGTCCTGGACGGTGAGCCGCACGTGCCGCACGTGCGGCGCATCACGACACTCGCCGGCCACGTGCACTGGCGCCTCACCGGGCGGCCGGTCCTCGGAGTCGGCGACGCCTCGGGCATGTTCCCCATCGCCGCAGGCACGAGCGACTACGACGCGCAGCTGCTGGACCGCTTCGACGGGCTCGTCGCCGATGTCGCTCCCGGCCTGCGCATCGCGGACCTGCTGCCCATCGTGCTGGTGGCCGGACAGCGGGCCGGAGAGCTCACCACCGCGGGCGCCGAGCTGCTGGATCCCTCCGGGACGCTGCGCCCCGGCATCCCGTTCTGCCCGCCGGAGGGAGACGCGGGCACCGGAATGGTCGCCACCAACGCGGTCGCGCCGCGCACCGGCAATGTCAGCGCCGGCACGAGCATCTTCGCGATGACCGTGCTCGAGCGGCCGCTGCACCGGGTTCATCCCGAGCTTGACCTGGTCACCACCCCCGCGGCGGATCCGGTGGCCATGGTGCACTGCAACAACGGCGCGAGCGAGCTTGCCGCGTGGGCGGGCCTGTTCGGCCGGTTCGCCGCCGCGAGCGGAAGCCCGGTCGGCGCCGACGAGGTGTTCGACACGCTCTTCAGCGAGGCACTCGAGGGCGACGCGGACGCCGGCGGGCTGCTGGCCTACAACCATCTCGCCGGCGAGCCGATCGCGGGGCTCGACGAGGGCCGGCCGCTGTTCGTCCGCACCCCGGACAGCCGTTTCTCGCTGGCCAACTTCATGCGTTCCCAGCTGTACGGCGTCTTCGCGACCCTCGCACTCGGGATGCGGGTGCTCGACGGTGAAGGCGTCACCATCGACCGGATGCACGCCCACGGCGGCATGTTCCGGACCCCCGGTGTCGCGCAGCGGCTCCTCGCGGGCGCGCTGGACGCCCCCGTCGCCGTCGGAGGGACGGCGTCCGAGGGTGGCGCGTGGGGCATGGCGGTCCTGGCCTCCTACCTCGGGCACGCCGCACGCACCGATCTGATCGCGTACCTCGGCCGGCGCGTCTTCGCCGGCGCCGGCATCCACATCGCCGCACCGCAGCCCGAGGACGTGTCGGGTTTCGCGGCCTACCTCGACCGGTACCGCGCCGGACTGCACGTCGAGCGAGCTGCCGTGGAGTACCTGTGA
- the araA gene encoding L-arabinose isomerase: MSRTPLSTALEGYEVWFVTGSQDLYGEATLRQVASQSLAVAEALAGLPVKVVWKPVLKDPDGIRRLALEVNARDDVIGVIAWMHTFSPAKMWIAGLAALQKPLLHLHTQANVELPWADIDFDFMNLNQAAHGDREFGYIQTRLGVARKTVVGHVSHPPVRQQIEDWQRAAAGWTAARTLKLARFGDNMRYVAVTEGDKTEAELRFGVQVNTWGVNELVEAVDAATAADIDALVAEYEDRYDVAAELRRDGARHQSLRDGAAIELGLRSFLEEGGFGAFTTSFEDLGALRQLPGLAVQRLMAEGYGFGAEGDWKTAILVRVANAMGAGLPGGASLMEDYTYDLVPGRERILGAHMLEVSPSLTTATPRLEVHPLGIGGKEDPVRLVFTADPGPGVVVALSDMRDRFRLVANVVQNVTAPDLPKLPVGRAVWRPAPDFATSAACWLAAGAAHHTVMTTAVGIEVFRDFAEIARTELLVIDDETTVRAFQKELRWNQAYYRLAQGF, encoded by the coding sequence ATGAGCAGGACACCGCTGAGCACCGCCCTCGAGGGCTACGAGGTCTGGTTCGTCACCGGCAGCCAGGACCTGTACGGGGAGGCGACGCTGCGACAGGTGGCGTCACAGTCGCTGGCGGTGGCCGAGGCGCTGGCCGGTCTTCCGGTGAAAGTCGTGTGGAAGCCCGTTCTGAAGGACCCGGACGGCATCCGCCGCCTCGCTCTCGAGGTGAACGCGCGCGACGACGTGATCGGCGTGATCGCGTGGATGCACACGTTCAGCCCGGCCAAGATGTGGATCGCCGGCCTGGCCGCGCTGCAGAAGCCCCTGCTGCACCTGCACACGCAGGCGAATGTCGAGCTGCCCTGGGCGGACATCGACTTCGATTTCATGAACCTCAATCAGGCGGCGCACGGGGACCGCGAGTTCGGCTACATCCAGACCCGTCTGGGCGTCGCCCGCAAGACGGTGGTGGGACACGTGTCGCATCCGCCCGTGCGTCAGCAGATCGAGGACTGGCAGCGCGCCGCGGCCGGCTGGACTGCGGCGCGCACGCTCAAGCTCGCCCGCTTCGGCGACAACATGCGCTACGTCGCAGTGACCGAGGGTGACAAGACCGAGGCGGAGCTGCGGTTCGGCGTACAGGTCAACACCTGGGGGGTCAACGAGCTGGTCGAGGCGGTGGATGCCGCGACCGCCGCCGACATCGACGCGCTCGTAGCCGAATACGAAGACCGCTACGACGTGGCCGCAGAGCTGCGTCGCGACGGCGCCCGCCACCAGTCCCTGCGCGACGGCGCGGCGATCGAACTGGGTCTGCGCTCCTTCCTCGAGGAGGGCGGCTTCGGCGCGTTCACGACGTCCTTCGAGGACCTGGGTGCGCTCAGGCAGCTGCCCGGCCTCGCGGTGCAGCGGCTGATGGCCGAAGGCTACGGTTTCGGCGCGGAGGGGGACTGGAAGACCGCGATCCTGGTGCGCGTCGCGAACGCCATGGGGGCCGGCCTGCCCGGCGGCGCGAGCCTGATGGAGGACTACACCTACGACCTGGTCCCCGGCCGGGAGCGGATCCTGGGCGCGCACATGCTCGAAGTCTCGCCGTCGCTGACGACCGCGACGCCGCGCCTGGAGGTGCACCCCCTCGGCATCGGCGGCAAGGAGGATCCCGTCCGCCTGGTCTTCACCGCCGACCCCGGTCCCGGTGTCGTCGTCGCGCTGAGCGACATGCGCGACCGGTTCCGCCTGGTCGCCAACGTGGTCCAGAACGTGACGGCTCCGGATCTGCCGAAGCTCCCGGTGGGCAGGGCGGTGTGGAGACCGGCGCCCGATTTCGCCACGAGCGCGGCCTGCTGGCTCGCCGCCGGAGCGGCGCACCACACCGTGATGACGACCGCAGTCGGGATCGAGGTGTTCCGGGACTTCGCCGAGATCGCCCGGACCGAGCTGCTCGTCATCGACGACGAGACGACGGTGCGAGCCTTCCAGAAGGAGCTTCGCTGGAACCAGGCGTACTATCGACTGGCCCAGGGCTTCTGA
- a CDS encoding aldose 1-epimerase family protein: MRTVLSGTQHALRAGDHQAVIASVGASLRSFTFGGRDLVVPFDADQVRPSYRGATLAPWPNRIVDGRYTFAGAERQVALTEPARHHAMHGLAGWLDFQPIDKGPSHVTLAATIEPQTGYPWRILVATTFSLGPDGLTQTVRATNESPDAAPWGTGPHPYLVAGPGTVDDWTLELPAGEVLAVTPDRLIPTDLRAVDADDPARFDFREPRRIGSVELDHAYTALTRDGSGCATVRLTDAAGSGVEMVWNEACPWVQIHTSDKGIGKPGHRAGLAVEPMTCAPDAFNAASYDYDTGLIVLDPEASTEASWRIAAIS, translated from the coding sequence ATGCGCACAGTTCTCTCAGGTACCCAGCACGCCCTGCGGGCGGGGGATCACCAAGCCGTCATCGCCAGCGTCGGGGCCTCCCTGCGCTCGTTCACGTTCGGCGGACGCGATCTCGTCGTCCCCTTCGACGCCGACCAGGTCCGCCCGTCCTATCGGGGTGCGACCCTGGCGCCGTGGCCCAATCGCATCGTCGACGGCCGCTATACCTTCGCCGGCGCGGAGCGGCAGGTGGCACTGACCGAGCCAGCCCGCCACCATGCGATGCACGGCCTGGCGGGGTGGCTGGACTTCCAGCCCATCGACAAGGGCCCGAGCCACGTCACCCTCGCCGCGACGATCGAACCGCAGACCGGGTATCCCTGGCGCATCCTCGTGGCGACCACGTTCTCGCTCGGCCCGGACGGTCTGACGCAGACCGTCCGGGCGACGAACGAGAGCCCGGATGCCGCGCCCTGGGGCACCGGGCCGCACCCGTACCTGGTGGCCGGGCCGGGAACCGTCGACGACTGGACGCTCGAGCTGCCTGCCGGGGAGGTTCTGGCTGTGACGCCCGATCGCCTCATCCCCACCGACCTGCGCGCGGTCGATGCCGATGATCCGGCACGGTTCGACTTCCGCGAGCCGCGTCGCATCGGCTCGGTCGAACTCGACCACGCCTACACCGCCCTGACGCGAGACGGGTCCGGATGTGCGACCGTGCGTCTGACGGATGCCGCCGGCTCGGGTGTGGAGATGGTGTGGAACGAGGCGTGCCCGTGGGTACAAATCCACACCTCGGACAAGGGAATCGGCAAGCCGGGCCACCGCGCCGGTCTCGCCGTCGAGCCGATGACCTGTGCGCCCGACGCGTTCAACGCGGCATCGTACGACTACGACACCGGTCTCATCGTGCTCGACCCGGAAGCCTCGACCGAGGCATCCTGGCGCATCGCCGCCATCTCCTGA